Genomic segment of Betaproteobacteria bacterium:
CCCGCGATGTTTCTTCACCTGCGGCTGCTGGCCCAGGTGGTCGGCGAGTTCTACGAAGGCAAACGCCGCGAACAAGTCCTGAAACAGAATGCCTATATGCAAGCGGTGCACGAGACCGGCGCGCGCCTCACGCACGATATGAAAAACCTGCTGCAGTCGCTGTACGCGCTAACCTCCGCGAGCGTGGCCCAGCCGCCGGACAACCGCCGCAAGAAGACGCCCTATGAGGCCATGCTCGAACGGCAACTGCCACAACTGGCCAAACGCCTGCAATCCACGCTGGACAAATTGCAGAATCCCGCGCTGGCCGGCGCAACATCATGCTTTCCACGGACGACTGGTGGCAAGAAGTGCTTGTCCGGCACGCCGATGACGATGCGACCTTTGCTTCACACGGCACCCTCAGCGGAACAATTCCCTCCGCGCTTTTCGACAACGTACTGGAAAACTGTCTCGAGAATGCGCGCAAGAAGAAGTTGGCGGATCCATCAATTGAAGTCAAGATTGAAATTGCAATAGCCGCCGAAAACACGGTACTTTCG
This window contains:
- a CDS encoding ATP-binding protein; this translates as MLSTDDWWQEVLVRHADDDATFASHGTLSGTIPSALFDNVLENCLENARKKKLADPSIEVKIEIAIAAENTVLSITDTGSAIPGSAADELFRSPIANSRRSGYGIGLFQAFRQADELGYVLILASNRAGEVRFELRRA